A part of Ammospiza caudacuta isolate bAmmCau1 chromosome 5, bAmmCau1.pri, whole genome shotgun sequence genomic DNA contains:
- the SLC15A5 gene encoding solute carrier family 15 member 5 isoform X2 — translation MRTDTQEKGFVNHMADKEQRAGKEPEGEKKLHEAVCVLLVELCERFTFFGIVCNMILFCTARLGYPSHQAAMVNMCFVGTSTLTPVLVGWLAEYLVGRTKLVCICMLLHFLGTALLPVVSFPFEDVHIDRRHVLLTLPKREQKIVFYFALLTASLGIGGIRALVCPLSAYSLEDYGPKDLLSFFNWFHWLVNLNSAVVFVSISYIQQSVARNLGFLIPFVSGLMAMITIHMVRGEMIYKPKADSSLLTTFGVIFSALKTCCVRQRYLGTAVPSWLDHAKEHHGGHYSETQVEGTKSLARLFPLFTFQILYRTCIMQIPSGYYLQTMNSNLHFGGFVLPVAAMNVISIVPLLILVPILECINSWLFSSKDTGHSPTIYIVVGQLSAALSVVAAGFCEMHRKRFPQVEQTLSEELLLVSSMPCFHLAPQYVLLGVAEALVTPSCSLLSFWLVPERMRGISMHFLALFNGAGCFVGALIVQTAHAGTQGSWFPHSLHEGKLERFFFFLASLMMVNTLGFWAIAHRYNNLHEDCTNGFRGGFPGEKLLKHAKAIKHYNSVLESSPILSPVEKT, via the exons ATGAGAACAG acacacagGAGAAGGGGTTTGTGAACCACATGGCTGACAAGGAGCAACgagctgggaaggagcctgAAGGTGAGAAGAAGCTGCACGAGGCCGTGTGCGTGCTGCTGGTGGAGCTGTGCGAGAGGTTCACCTTCTTCGGCATCGTCTGCAACATGATCCTCTtctgcactgccaggctgggctaCCCCAGCCACCAGGCTGCCATGGTCAACATGTGCTTCGTGGGCACCTCCACGCTCACCCCGGTGCTGGTGGGCTGGCTGGCAGAGTACCTGGTGGGGAGGACCAAGCTGGTGTGCATCTGCATGCTCCTGCACTTCCTAG GCACAGCACTGTTACCTGTGGTGTCATTCCCCTTCGAAGACGTTCACATTGACCGACGACACGtcctcctcaccctgcccaAAAGGGAGCAGAAAATCGTGTTCTACTTTGCTCTCctcacagccagcctgggaatAGGAGGAATAAGAGCCCTTGTGTGTCCTCTGAGTGCCTACAGCCTGGAGGACTATGGCCCAAAGGACCTGCTTTCATTTTTCAACTG GTTCCACTGGCTGGTTAACTTGAATTCAGCAGTGGTCTTTGTCAGCATTTCTTACATCCAGCAGTCCGTGGCCAGGAACCTTGGCTTTCTTATCCCATTTGTGTCTGGGCTTATGGCTATGATCACAATTCACATGGTTCGGGGTGAAATGATTTACAAACCCAAAGCAG ACAGCTCCCTGCTGACGACCTTTGGGGTGATTTTCAGTGCCCTGAAGACGTGCTGCGTGCGCCAGCGCTACCTCGGCACGGCCGTGCCCAGCTGGCTGGACCACGCCAAGGAGCACCACGGTGGGCACTACAGCGAGACCCAGGTGGAGGGCACAAAGTCACTGGCCAGGCTCTTCCCCTTGTTCACCTTCCAGATTCTCTACAGGACGTGCATCATGCAG ATCCCTTCAGGATATTATCTCCAAACCATGAATTCCAACCTGCACTTTGGTGGATTTGTCTTGCCAGTTGCAGCAATGAACGTGATCAGCATCGTGCCCCTTCTGATTCTTGTTCCTATTTTGGAGTGCATTAACTCCTGGCTCTTTAGCTCCAAAGATACTGGACATTCTCCAACAATTTACATTG TTGTAGGTCAGTTATCTGCTGCCCTTTCCGTGGTGGCTGCTGGCTTCTGCGAGATGCACCGCAAGCGCTTCCCCCAGGTGGAGCAGACTCTGTCTGAGGAGCTTCTCCTGGTCTCCTCCATGCCCTGCTTCCACCTGGCTCCTCAGTACGTCCTGCTCGGAGTGGCTGAAGCCCTGGTGACTCCCTCCT GTTCCTTACTTTCATTCTGGCTCGTGCCCGAAAGAATGAGAGGGATTTCCATGCACTTTTTAGCTCTCTTTAATGGAGCTGGCTGCTTTGTGGGAGCTCTCATTGTTCAGACAGCCCACGCAGGCACTCAAG GCAGCTGGTTCCCACACTCGCTGCATGAGGGTAAATTGGAGaggttcttcttcttcttggcttCCTTAATGATGGTGAACACCCTGGGGTTCTGGGCCATTGCACACAG ATACAACAATCTGCATGAGGATTGCACCAATGGGTTCAGAGGAGGTTTTCCTGGAGAAAAACTTTTGAAGCATGCAAAAGCCATCAAGCACTATAATTCTGTCCTGGAAAGTTCTCCCATTTTGTCTCCTGTGGAGAAAACCTGA
- the SLC15A5 gene encoding solute carrier family 15 member 5 isoform X1 — protein sequence MTAEEHRGVPVTQADLLKKKFKKIKIKKTVMPAADTQEKGFVNHMADKEQRAGKEPEGEKKLHEAVCVLLVELCERFTFFGIVCNMILFCTARLGYPSHQAAMVNMCFVGTSTLTPVLVGWLAEYLVGRTKLVCICMLLHFLGTALLPVVSFPFEDVHIDRRHVLLTLPKREQKIVFYFALLTASLGIGGIRALVCPLSAYSLEDYGPKDLLSFFNWFHWLVNLNSAVVFVSISYIQQSVARNLGFLIPFVSGLMAMITIHMVRGEMIYKPKADSSLLTTFGVIFSALKTCCVRQRYLGTAVPSWLDHAKEHHGGHYSETQVEGTKSLARLFPLFTFQILYRTCIMQIPSGYYLQTMNSNLHFGGFVLPVAAMNVISIVPLLILVPILECINSWLFSSKDTGHSPTIYIVVGQLSAALSVVAAGFCEMHRKRFPQVEQTLSEELLLVSSMPCFHLAPQYVLLGVAEALVTPSCSLLSFWLVPERMRGISMHFLALFNGAGCFVGALIVQTAHAGTQGSWFPHSLHEGKLERFFFFLASLMMVNTLGFWAIAHRYNNLHEDCTNGFRGGFPGEKLLKHAKAIKHYNSVLESSPILSPVEKT from the exons ATGACAGCGGAGGAGCACAGAGGTGTACCTGTAACTCAAGCTGATCtactcaaaaaaaaatttaaaaaaattaaaataaaaaagactgtCATGcctgctgcagacacacagGAGAAGGGGTTTGTGAACCACATGGCTGACAAGGAGCAACgagctgggaaggagcctgAAGGTGAGAAGAAGCTGCACGAGGCCGTGTGCGTGCTGCTGGTGGAGCTGTGCGAGAGGTTCACCTTCTTCGGCATCGTCTGCAACATGATCCTCTtctgcactgccaggctgggctaCCCCAGCCACCAGGCTGCCATGGTCAACATGTGCTTCGTGGGCACCTCCACGCTCACCCCGGTGCTGGTGGGCTGGCTGGCAGAGTACCTGGTGGGGAGGACCAAGCTGGTGTGCATCTGCATGCTCCTGCACTTCCTAG GCACAGCACTGTTACCTGTGGTGTCATTCCCCTTCGAAGACGTTCACATTGACCGACGACACGtcctcctcaccctgcccaAAAGGGAGCAGAAAATCGTGTTCTACTTTGCTCTCctcacagccagcctgggaatAGGAGGAATAAGAGCCCTTGTGTGTCCTCTGAGTGCCTACAGCCTGGAGGACTATGGCCCAAAGGACCTGCTTTCATTTTTCAACTG GTTCCACTGGCTGGTTAACTTGAATTCAGCAGTGGTCTTTGTCAGCATTTCTTACATCCAGCAGTCCGTGGCCAGGAACCTTGGCTTTCTTATCCCATTTGTGTCTGGGCTTATGGCTATGATCACAATTCACATGGTTCGGGGTGAAATGATTTACAAACCCAAAGCAG ACAGCTCCCTGCTGACGACCTTTGGGGTGATTTTCAGTGCCCTGAAGACGTGCTGCGTGCGCCAGCGCTACCTCGGCACGGCCGTGCCCAGCTGGCTGGACCACGCCAAGGAGCACCACGGTGGGCACTACAGCGAGACCCAGGTGGAGGGCACAAAGTCACTGGCCAGGCTCTTCCCCTTGTTCACCTTCCAGATTCTCTACAGGACGTGCATCATGCAG ATCCCTTCAGGATATTATCTCCAAACCATGAATTCCAACCTGCACTTTGGTGGATTTGTCTTGCCAGTTGCAGCAATGAACGTGATCAGCATCGTGCCCCTTCTGATTCTTGTTCCTATTTTGGAGTGCATTAACTCCTGGCTCTTTAGCTCCAAAGATACTGGACATTCTCCAACAATTTACATTG TTGTAGGTCAGTTATCTGCTGCCCTTTCCGTGGTGGCTGCTGGCTTCTGCGAGATGCACCGCAAGCGCTTCCCCCAGGTGGAGCAGACTCTGTCTGAGGAGCTTCTCCTGGTCTCCTCCATGCCCTGCTTCCACCTGGCTCCTCAGTACGTCCTGCTCGGAGTGGCTGAAGCCCTGGTGACTCCCTCCT GTTCCTTACTTTCATTCTGGCTCGTGCCCGAAAGAATGAGAGGGATTTCCATGCACTTTTTAGCTCTCTTTAATGGAGCTGGCTGCTTTGTGGGAGCTCTCATTGTTCAGACAGCCCACGCAGGCACTCAAG GCAGCTGGTTCCCACACTCGCTGCATGAGGGTAAATTGGAGaggttcttcttcttcttggcttCCTTAATGATGGTGAACACCCTGGGGTTCTGGGCCATTGCACACAG ATACAACAATCTGCATGAGGATTGCACCAATGGGTTCAGAGGAGGTTTTCCTGGAGAAAAACTTTTGAAGCATGCAAAAGCCATCAAGCACTATAATTCTGTCCTGGAAAGTTCTCCCATTTTGTCTCCTGTGGAGAAAACCTGA